The following proteins are encoded in a genomic region of Sorangiineae bacterium MSr12523:
- a CDS encoding U32 family peptidase — translation MFPEVLAPAGDRASLEAAVRAGADAVYFGLRGYNARARATNFDEEELAQTIQYLHDHGVKGYVTLNTLVFDDEVAGVERAIRTCAAAGVDAVIVQDLGVAKLARAIAPALAVHASTQMTCTDAASVELAKELGATRVILARELSLDDIAKIRAGTDVEVEVFVHGALCISYSGQCLTSEAIGGRSANRGACAQACRLPYELVVDDQRVDLGDRAYLLSPEDLEASSIVGDLARLGVSSLKIEGRLKGPEYVAATTRLYRAARDAALGASAGPTDEDRNDALQTFTRGSGVGFFHGVDHQRLVEGRSCDHRGLLVGKLERVERARGRAWLCIRAETEIARGDGLLVEGGFASAGEFGGRVWEVIGNTAPNGSVVRVWLGPDAQVPSDLASGRVFKTSAPGVEKRIRARDAANTKTPLRMKISGSIGEPFVLEGSAGERRARVVGDGSIEAARSAPVDEATLRDKLGRLGDTPFELDTLEMALPPHVIVPLSSVNRARRALVAALTERLPVALTDTGAEELLRAAVPPDRAPPQGGLYVLCRTLEQAASALDAGAAGVYLDFLELTGTGEAVRALRTRPGAFIGVAPPRIRKPGEEKIDRYLASLSPDAVLVRGLGALRELDSTRSNIGDFSLNVTNRITAAEVLGRGLDAFTPSFDLDASQLLVLARTGFGPWMETVLHHPMALFHMEHCVIAALLSEGRDYKTCGRPCEKHRVSLRDRAGMDHPVEADVGCRNTVFHARAQSAVQLLPELVRAGVRRFRIELVRETAEDVRHLVTSYRQAIDDPSSSSRIWKTLRTDSGYGVVKGSLRVLG, via the coding sequence ATGTTTCCCGAAGTTCTCGCACCGGCTGGAGATCGAGCGTCACTCGAGGCTGCCGTTCGGGCAGGGGCCGACGCAGTGTACTTCGGGTTGCGTGGGTACAACGCCCGAGCGCGAGCGACGAATTTCGACGAGGAAGAGCTCGCGCAGACGATTCAGTATTTGCACGACCACGGGGTAAAGGGGTACGTGACGCTGAATACGCTCGTCTTCGACGACGAGGTGGCCGGGGTCGAGCGCGCGATTCGGACTTGCGCGGCCGCGGGGGTCGATGCGGTGATCGTGCAGGATCTCGGCGTGGCGAAGCTCGCGCGGGCGATCGCGCCGGCGCTCGCCGTGCATGCGTCGACGCAGATGACGTGTACGGATGCAGCGTCGGTCGAGCTGGCAAAGGAGCTCGGCGCCACGCGCGTCATCCTCGCACGCGAGCTTTCGCTCGACGACATCGCGAAGATTCGCGCCGGCACGGATGTCGAAGTCGAGGTCTTCGTTCACGGTGCCTTGTGCATCTCGTATTCGGGGCAATGCCTCACGAGCGAGGCGATTGGCGGCCGAAGCGCAAACCGCGGGGCGTGCGCCCAGGCGTGCCGGCTTCCGTACGAGCTCGTCGTGGATGATCAGCGCGTCGATCTAGGGGACCGCGCGTACCTGCTGTCGCCGGAGGACCTCGAGGCATCGAGCATCGTCGGAGATCTGGCGCGGCTCGGAGTGTCTTCGCTGAAGATCGAAGGACGCCTGAAGGGCCCCGAATACGTCGCAGCGACGACGCGGCTCTATCGTGCAGCGCGCGATGCGGCGCTCGGGGCGAGCGCCGGACCGACGGACGAAGATCGCAATGACGCGCTGCAAACGTTCACGCGTGGTTCGGGCGTCGGCTTCTTTCACGGTGTCGATCACCAGCGCCTCGTCGAAGGTCGCTCGTGCGATCATCGCGGCCTCCTCGTCGGCAAGCTCGAACGCGTCGAACGCGCACGCGGCCGCGCGTGGTTGTGCATTCGCGCAGAAACGGAGATTGCGCGCGGCGACGGCTTGCTCGTCGAAGGCGGCTTTGCAAGTGCCGGCGAGTTCGGCGGGCGCGTCTGGGAGGTGATCGGCAATACCGCGCCGAATGGATCCGTCGTGCGCGTGTGGCTTGGGCCGGATGCCCAGGTCCCTTCGGACCTCGCGAGCGGACGTGTCTTCAAGACGAGTGCGCCCGGCGTGGAAAAGCGCATTCGGGCGCGCGATGCGGCGAACACGAAGACGCCTCTTCGCATGAAGATCTCGGGCTCGATCGGCGAGCCGTTCGTGCTCGAGGGCTCGGCAGGGGAGCGTCGAGCGCGTGTCGTTGGCGATGGCTCGATTGAAGCGGCGCGTTCCGCTCCTGTCGACGAGGCGACATTGCGCGACAAGCTTGGGCGCCTCGGTGATACGCCGTTCGAGCTCGACACGTTGGAGATGGCGTTGCCGCCGCACGTGATCGTTCCGCTGTCGTCGGTAAACCGCGCGCGCAGGGCACTCGTTGCAGCGCTCACCGAACGACTGCCCGTCGCGCTCACGGACACGGGCGCCGAGGAGTTGCTCCGCGCGGCCGTGCCGCCCGACCGCGCGCCGCCGCAGGGTGGGCTCTATGTGCTCTGTCGCACGCTGGAGCAAGCCGCGAGCGCGTTGGATGCCGGCGCTGCAGGCGTATATCTCGACTTTCTCGAGCTCACCGGAACCGGTGAAGCGGTGCGGGCGCTGCGGACGCGTCCGGGAGCATTCATCGGCGTAGCCCCGCCGCGCATTCGAAAGCCGGGCGAAGAGAAGATCGATCGTTATCTGGCGTCCCTGTCTCCCGACGCAGTCCTCGTTCGCGGGCTCGGCGCGTTGCGTGAACTCGATTCGACACGATCCAATATTGGCGATTTCTCTCTCAATGTGACGAACCGCATCACGGCCGCGGAAGTGCTCGGTCGCGGGCTCGATGCCTTCACGCCATCGTTCGATCTCGATGCCTCCCAGTTGCTCGTTCTCGCGCGCACGGGCTTCGGTCCATGGATGGAGACGGTGCTGCACCATCCAATGGCGCTCTTCCACATGGAGCATTGCGTGATCGCTGCGCTGCTCTCGGAAGGCCGCGACTACAAGACGTGCGGTCGACCGTGCGAGAAGCATCGCGTCTCGCTGCGCGATCGCGCGGGGATGGATCATCCGGTCGAAGCAGACGTCGGCTGCCGCAACACCGTTTTCCACGCCCGCGCGCAAAGCGCCGTCCAGCTCCTCCCGGAGCTCGTGCGAGCGGGCGTGCGCCGCTTCCGAATCGAGCTCGTACGCGAGACCGCGGAAGACGTTCGCCACCTCGTGACCTCGTACCGCCAAGCCATCGACGATCCGTCGAGCTCGTCGCGCATCTGGAAGACGCTCCGCACCGACAGCGGTTACGGCGTCGTCAAAGGATCGCTGCGCGTTCTCGGATGA
- a CDS encoding chitobiase/beta-hexosaminidase C-terminal domain-containing protein, whose amino-acid sequence MIRHQTILKNSLFVGLWSAAALTAAAWMAGCGDESSTPVIIPTDSGPQNDSGVDSGDAGTDASDSGVPAETVATPVFAPPPGTFDATATVAITTTTPGAMIHYTLDGTTPNASSPIYTSPLTVVKTATLKAMATAEGFQDSDVHSGEYIIKVTPGTVEDVHFEPKSGRFYNDTAVTLTSGTEGATICYGSEPSQATCTEAGTCWPGSNTYTAPIPLTETQTSIYAVACKAGMTASNRLHENYILAADNPTFDPPADRYDPEHPVAVTISTRTKGGVIRYTTDGSEATCDKGPTFLERGTLPTPFGERDTVLKAIVCKEHYLSGRSAAEYPGKTCVGYFSIHSYEELQQLSRCEAIDGHLYYHGADGDNVTDLSPLSKLTRISGYLTLSSSNTLKSLRGLEHLTSVGGNLTLQIQLALTDLHGLEHLTSVGGNLTIGYNSKLQQLGALSALTTIGGDLQINGHETLTDITGLSKVSKLGGKFTVTSNKILPECQPKNLLKKLQDGGYTGTFDVHDNHGTGTCDSMPAAARKTP is encoded by the coding sequence ATGATTCGGCATCAAACGATTCTCAAGAATAGCTTATTCGTAGGACTTTGGAGCGCCGCCGCCTTGACGGCGGCCGCGTGGATGGCAGGGTGTGGCGACGAAAGCAGCACGCCCGTTATCATCCCGACGGACTCCGGCCCGCAAAATGACTCAGGTGTGGACTCCGGTGACGCAGGTACGGACGCATCGGACTCGGGTGTCCCGGCAGAAACCGTTGCGACACCGGTATTCGCTCCGCCTCCCGGGACATTCGATGCAACGGCGACGGTTGCCATTACCACCACGACACCGGGCGCGATGATTCATTACACGCTCGACGGCACCACGCCGAATGCGTCGTCGCCGATTTACACGTCGCCGCTCACCGTGGTGAAAACGGCAACCTTGAAGGCCATGGCGACCGCGGAGGGATTTCAAGATTCCGATGTTCATTCGGGCGAATACATCATCAAAGTTACGCCCGGCACCGTCGAGGATGTCCACTTCGAACCGAAATCGGGCCGATTCTACAATGATACTGCGGTAACGCTCACGAGTGGAACCGAAGGCGCCACCATTTGCTACGGCTCCGAACCCTCGCAGGCAACGTGTACCGAGGCAGGCACCTGCTGGCCCGGATCGAATACGTACACGGCCCCTATTCCCTTGACGGAAACTCAGACTTCTATTTACGCGGTTGCGTGCAAAGCTGGAATGACGGCCTCCAATAGGCTTCACGAGAACTACATCCTCGCTGCCGACAATCCCACATTCGATCCGCCGGCGGACCGCTACGATCCGGAGCACCCGGTGGCCGTCACCATTTCGACGCGGACCAAGGGCGGCGTCATTCGCTATACGACCGACGGCAGCGAGGCGACGTGCGACAAGGGACCGACGTTTCTCGAGCGGGGCACGCTTCCCACTCCGTTTGGCGAGCGCGATACGGTACTCAAGGCGATTGTATGCAAGGAGCATTACCTGAGTGGTCGCAGCGCGGCCGAGTACCCCGGTAAGACGTGCGTTGGCTATTTTTCAATCCATAGCTACGAGGAGCTCCAACAGCTTTCGCGCTGCGAGGCGATCGACGGCCATCTCTATTACCATGGCGCCGATGGCGACAACGTCACCGATCTCTCGCCCCTCTCGAAGCTGACGCGCATCTCTGGGTATTTGACACTGTCGAGCTCCAACACGCTGAAATCGCTCCGCGGGCTCGAGCATCTGACGAGCGTCGGCGGCAACCTGACCCTGCAGATTCAACTCGCCTTGACGGATCTCCACGGGCTCGAGCATCTGACGAGCGTCGGCGGCAACCTCACCATCGGATACAACTCGAAGTTGCAGCAGCTCGGAGCCCTTTCGGCCCTCACGACGATCGGCGGAGACCTCCAAATCAATGGCCACGAGACCCTCACCGACATCACGGGTCTCTCCAAGGTGTCCAAGCTCGGCGGCAAGTTCACCGTAACCTCGAACAAGATCCTCCCGGAGTGCCAGCCGAAGAACCTTTTGAAGAAACTTCAAGACGGCGGCTACACGGGCACGTTCGATGTCCACGACAACCATGGCACGGGCACCTGCGATTCGATGCCAGCGGCGGCACGGAAAACACCCTAG
- a CDS encoding beta-lactamase family protein: protein MVALTWACGSSSDSITEDTAAERAGDPSRMGDAEIVHDLRRQLARMVEEDRFSGTVLFAKHGRPLFAQAYGLASRAFGAKVELDTKFNMASTAKLFTSISVLQLAGEGKLSLDDALSAVLPDYPNQDVARRVKIGQLLAMTSGLGDYVSLKMLEGNPERLRRIEDYLPFFVNDPLRFEPGTQQAYSNAGFLVLGLVVERLSGQRFEEYVRTHIFEPAEMAHSGFYAFQDDIPNLALGYTRATEPGAPLTVALRLGRGASAAGGTGTYTTVEDLLRFAQAIQAGRLLDRKYTDLLMRYSPTEMWHLNGFEQDYARGIHITGHGGATSGTSTRLSMYPDLGYTVAVLSNYDGGARLVGDRLEARLTGEPTPRAISVSEDVFQAFAGSYVDGGLQPIVISVDRRGALFVAIPLQGKHKFVPLSSDEFFDDDMLTPRLRFTRDGGGTVTGLVLSGIGREPIKASKQP from the coding sequence ATGGTTGCTCTTACGTGGGCGTGTGGCTCCTCCTCGGACAGCATCACCGAGGATACCGCGGCGGAGCGCGCCGGCGATCCGAGCCGAATGGGCGACGCTGAAATCGTCCACGACTTGCGCCGGCAGCTTGCACGAATGGTGGAGGAGGACCGTTTCTCGGGAACCGTGCTTTTTGCGAAACACGGTAGACCGTTGTTCGCGCAGGCTTATGGTCTCGCGTCCCGAGCTTTTGGCGCCAAGGTGGAGCTCGATACCAAGTTCAATATGGCCTCTACGGCAAAGTTGTTTACGTCCATTTCGGTTTTGCAGTTGGCGGGTGAGGGAAAGCTGTCGCTCGACGATGCTTTGAGTGCCGTGTTGCCTGACTATCCGAATCAGGATGTCGCCCGCAGGGTCAAGATAGGCCAACTGCTGGCGATGACGTCCGGACTGGGGGACTACGTCAGCCTGAAAATGCTGGAGGGGAATCCCGAACGGCTGCGAAGAATCGAGGATTACCTGCCGTTTTTCGTCAACGATCCGCTGCGATTCGAGCCTGGAACGCAGCAGGCGTACAGCAATGCGGGATTTCTGGTTCTCGGGTTGGTGGTGGAGCGACTGTCGGGTCAACGGTTCGAGGAATACGTGCGTACGCATATTTTCGAGCCGGCCGAAATGGCCCATTCGGGCTTCTACGCGTTTCAGGACGATATTCCGAATCTGGCATTGGGCTATACGCGGGCCACCGAGCCGGGCGCGCCATTGACGGTGGCACTGCGACTCGGGCGCGGAGCTTCTGCGGCCGGAGGCACCGGCACGTACACGACGGTCGAAGATCTGCTGCGCTTCGCGCAGGCCATTCAAGCGGGCAGGCTGCTCGATCGAAAATATACCGATCTCCTGATGCGATACAGCCCCACGGAGATGTGGCATCTTAACGGCTTCGAGCAGGACTACGCTCGTGGCATTCATATCACAGGACATGGTGGTGCGACCTCGGGGACCAGCACGAGGCTCTCGATGTATCCGGATCTCGGGTACACCGTTGCGGTTCTGTCCAACTACGACGGTGGAGCGAGGCTCGTCGGTGATCGTTTGGAAGCACGATTGACCGGCGAGCCCACGCCCCGGGCGATTTCCGTATCCGAGGATGTGTTCCAGGCATTTGCAGGATCATACGTCGACGGCGGATTGCAGCCCATCGTCATCTCGGTCGATCGCAGGGGCGCGCTCTTCGTGGCGATTCCCTTGCAGGGAAAACACAAATTCGTTCCCCTTTCCTCGGACGAGTTTTTCGACGACGACATGCTCACGCCGCGTCTTCGATTCACGAGGGATGGAGGCGGTACCGTCACCGGTCTGGTTCTAAGTGGCATTGGCCGAGAGCCGATCAAGGCGTCCAAGCAGCCGTAG
- a CDS encoding phage tail tip lysozyme has protein sequence MKRMARFLFAPLAAASFALIAGCAAESDDEVGETSQAVSPSPNDQAAFEFLVGRGLTDFQAAGVVGNLDAESGMNPRAVQSPGLGRGIAQWSAGGRWDQLVAYAHQRGRSEWDLGLQLEYLWHELETVPAWGLAKLRATGNVVDATIVFQDSFERCGTCHTENRIKYAKAALAAYGGPRVHRASSLSGEGRAEIIAVQQNGEVEAWYNYSGFAHMPWSSSTIVGRGFNDPARVRFADIDGDGKLEIIAIQENGAVQAWHNDRGFTEMPWGESIIIAEGFNDPARVRFADLDGDRRAEIIAIQTNGEIQAWHNGRGFVYMPWDADHIIGQGFNEPARVRLADLDGDGRAELMAIQTNGNIQAWHNGAGFAHMPWNADVVIGEGFNDPERVRLADLDADGRAELMIIRENGQVQAWHNGRGFVYMPWDADVIIAEGFDPARTLLQ, from the coding sequence ATGAAGCGTATGGCACGATTCCTTTTTGCACCGTTGGCTGCCGCATCTTTTGCACTGATCGCCGGGTGCGCGGCCGAGTCGGACGACGAGGTTGGCGAGACCAGCCAGGCCGTTTCCCCGTCGCCCAACGACCAAGCGGCCTTCGAGTTCCTCGTGGGTAGAGGCCTCACGGACTTTCAAGCCGCAGGCGTCGTGGGAAATCTCGATGCCGAATCGGGCATGAACCCGAGGGCGGTGCAATCACCCGGGCTCGGGCGCGGCATTGCGCAGTGGAGCGCCGGCGGCCGATGGGACCAGCTCGTAGCCTATGCCCATCAACGCGGCCGCTCGGAGTGGGACTTGGGTTTGCAACTCGAATATCTGTGGCACGAGCTCGAGACCGTACCCGCATGGGGGCTCGCCAAGCTGCGCGCAACGGGAAATGTCGTGGATGCAACCATCGTCTTTCAGGATAGTTTCGAACGCTGCGGTACGTGCCATACGGAAAATCGCATCAAGTACGCGAAGGCCGCGTTGGCCGCCTACGGTGGGCCTCGCGTGCATCGTGCATCATCGCTATCGGGTGAGGGCAGAGCGGAAATCATTGCCGTGCAGCAGAACGGCGAGGTCGAGGCCTGGTACAACTATTCGGGCTTCGCCCACATGCCGTGGAGCAGCTCCACCATCGTGGGCCGAGGCTTCAACGATCCGGCGCGGGTCCGATTTGCGGACATCGACGGCGATGGCAAATTGGAAATCATTGCCATCCAAGAAAACGGCGCCGTGCAGGCCTGGCACAACGACCGCGGCTTCACCGAAATGCCCTGGGGCGAGTCGATCATCATCGCCGAAGGCTTCAACGATCCGGCGCGAGTGCGTTTCGCCGACCTCGACGGCGACCGGCGCGCGGAAATCATTGCCATTCAAACGAATGGGGAAATCCAGGCGTGGCACAACGGTCGCGGCTTCGTGTACATGCCGTGGGACGCCGATCACATCATCGGCCAAGGGTTCAACGAGCCGGCGCGCGTGCGGTTGGCCGATCTCGATGGGGACGGGCGCGCGGAGCTGATGGCCATTCAGACGAATGGCAACATCCAAGCATGGCACAACGGCGCAGGTTTCGCCCATATGCCATGGAACGCCGACGTGGTCATTGGAGAAGGCTTCAACGATCCGGAGCGGGTTCGGCTGGCCGATCTCGATGCCGACGGACGCGCGGAGCTGATGATCATCCGCGAGAACGGCCAGGTGCAGGCGTGGCACAACGGCCGCGGATTCGTGTACATGCCGTGGGACGCCGACGTGATCATCGCCGAGGGCTTCGACCCCGCGCGCACCTTGCTTCAATAG
- a CDS encoding sigma-70 family RNA polymerase sigma factor yields the protein MRDPLRALRDARHARLLRASQSGDRAAFKSLYRALYEPVSGYVRRRVRTQAEAEDVVAQVFLQFVAALSKVDPERGTALAYVLAMARNVLADRARAASRPADHEALAPEASAVRDPYQALAEAEERATLRGHVAALPTEVQELLRLRYEEGLRYVEIAQIVGSGEAAVRQRISRAVRELRGAWNGTVQKGVMT from the coding sequence ATGCGTGATCCCCTCAGGGCCCTGCGTGATGCGCGCCATGCGAGACTCCTCCGCGCGAGCCAGTCCGGCGATCGCGCTGCGTTCAAGTCGCTGTACCGCGCCCTCTACGAGCCGGTTTCCGGATATGTGAGGCGCCGCGTACGGACGCAAGCGGAGGCGGAAGACGTCGTCGCGCAGGTGTTCCTTCAGTTCGTGGCCGCCCTGTCCAAGGTGGATCCCGAGCGCGGTACGGCGCTCGCGTACGTGCTCGCCATGGCGCGCAATGTTCTGGCCGATCGCGCGCGCGCTGCGAGCCGCCCTGCGGATCACGAGGCACTGGCGCCGGAGGCGTCCGCGGTGCGGGATCCTTACCAAGCCCTCGCGGAGGCCGAGGAGCGGGCGACACTCCGCGGGCACGTGGCGGCCCTTCCTACGGAGGTTCAAGAGCTGTTGAGACTCCGGTACGAGGAAGGCCTGCGCTACGTGGAAATTGCGCAGATCGTCGGGAGCGGCGAGGCCGCCGTGCGCCAACGCATCTCGCGCGCGGTGCGTGAGCTCCGCGGCGCGTGGAACGGTACGGTCCAAAAGGGAGTGATGACGTGA
- a CDS encoding GNAT family N-acetyltransferase, with product MRAFELLVTDSVDPDAEAVIDGGLADFNDEATGYSDRRALAVTVKDPTTGKIVGGAIGRSSLGLLFLDLFYLPKTLRGEGLGTKILHLFEEEGRKRGCRSAVLYTISFQAPGFYERNGWRAFGEVPCAPPGTSRVFMTKEL from the coding sequence ATGCGCGCATTCGAGCTCTTGGTGACGGATTCGGTCGACCCCGATGCCGAGGCCGTCATCGACGGTGGCCTTGCCGATTTCAACGACGAGGCCACGGGCTACAGCGACCGGCGCGCGCTCGCCGTGACCGTGAAGGATCCGACAACGGGTAAGATCGTCGGCGGTGCAATCGGGCGCTCGTCGCTCGGGCTCCTCTTTCTCGATCTCTTCTACCTCCCCAAAACGCTCCGCGGCGAAGGGCTCGGGACGAAGATTTTGCATCTGTTCGAGGAGGAGGGCCGCAAGCGCGGCTGCCGGAGCGCCGTGCTTTACACGATCAGCTTTCAAGCACCTGGATTTTACGAGCGAAACGGATGGCGCGCGTTCGGCGAGGTCCCTTGTGCCCCACCGGGCACGAGCCGCGTCTTCATGACGAAGGAGCTGTAA
- a CDS encoding VCBS repeat-containing protein produces the protein MKPVVRFLTLGLFAASLIPACAPAVDEEETSEETSQPISVSEIMARAHEWVDKAVPYCGGVRGGRDVLCGGTCNRPPAPWDAYRSDCSGYVAWSWQLGADLTTATFVNDRGGANGWTTISIDNLQAGDALVTNGHIKLFSHFVASNTMDILEEYDCDRVAREAVQSFTRSGNTVKFAGDGRVYHAIRRNGVVNPPPVHRASSLSGEGRAEIIAVQQNGEVEAWYNYAGFAHMPWSSSTIVGRGFNDPARVRFADIDGDGKLEIIAIQENGAVQAWHNDRGFTEMPWGESIIIAEGFNDPARVRFADLDGDRRAEIIAIQTNGEIQAWHNGRGFVYMPWDADHIIGQGFNEPARVRLADLDGDGRAELMAIQTNGNIQAWHNGAGFAHMPWDADVVIGEGFNDPARVRLADLDADGRAELMIIRENGQVQAWHNGRGFVYMPWDADVIIAEGFDPARTLLQ, from the coding sequence ATGAAGCCCGTCGTCCGATTTCTCACCCTAGGTCTATTTGCAGCATCTCTCATTCCCGCCTGCGCACCTGCAGTGGACGAGGAGGAAACGAGTGAGGAAACCTCTCAACCCATTTCGGTGAGCGAAATCATGGCGCGCGCCCACGAATGGGTCGACAAAGCCGTTCCCTACTGCGGAGGCGTGCGCGGAGGGCGCGATGTGCTTTGCGGCGGCACCTGCAACCGCCCCCCGGCGCCGTGGGACGCCTATCGCAGCGATTGTTCCGGCTATGTCGCGTGGAGTTGGCAACTCGGTGCGGACCTGACCACCGCCACCTTCGTCAACGACCGCGGTGGCGCAAACGGGTGGACCACGATTTCCATCGACAATCTGCAGGCTGGCGACGCGCTCGTGACCAATGGCCACATCAAGCTGTTTTCGCATTTCGTCGCCAGCAACACGATGGATATTTTGGAGGAATACGACTGCGACCGGGTGGCCCGCGAGGCCGTCCAGAGTTTCACACGGAGCGGCAACACCGTGAAATTCGCAGGGGACGGGCGCGTTTACCACGCGATCCGGCGCAATGGGGTGGTCAACCCGCCGCCCGTGCATCGTGCATCGTCGCTATCGGGTGAGGGCAGAGCGGAGATCATCGCCGTGCAGCAAAACGGCGAGGTCGAGGCCTGGTACAATTATGCGGGCTTCGCCCACATGCCGTGGAGCAGCTCCACCATCGTGGGCCGAGGCTTCAACGATCCGGCGCGGGTCCGATTCGCGGACATCGACGGCGATGGCAAGTTGGAAATCATTGCCATCCAAGAAAACGGCGCCGTGCAGGCCTGGCACAACGACCGCGGCTTCACCGAAATGCCCTGGGGCGAGTCGATCATCATTGCCGAAGGCTTCAACGATCCGGCGCGGGTTCGCTTCGCGGACCTCGACGGCGACCGGCGCGCGGAGATCATTGCCATTCAAACGAATGGCGAAATCCAGGCGTGGCACAACGGTCGCGGCTTCGTGTACATGCCGTGGGACGCCGATCACATCATCGGCCAAGGGTTCAACGAGCCGGCGCGCGTGCGGTTGGCCGATCTCGATGGGGACGGGCGCGCGGAGCTGATGGCCATTCAGACGAATGGCAACATCCAAGCATGGCACAACGGCGCAGGCTTCGCGCACATGCCGTGGGACGCGGACGTGGTCATTGGAGAAGGCTTCAACGATCCGGCGCGGGTCCGGCTGGCCGATCTCGACGCCGACGGACGCGCGGAGCTGATGATCATCCGCGAGAACGGCCAGGTGCAGGCGTGGCACAACGGCCGCGGCTTCGTGTACATGCCGTGGGACGCCGACGTGATCATCGCCGAGGGCTTCGACCCCGCGCGCACCTTGCTGCAGTAA
- a CDS encoding GNAT family N-acetyltransferase, with product MPSSWAISEPETLMVMPLRSMPPSTIPGPYEMEIVTHPHTTDVRLRAADQVIAASGRMAIHGASAIIDQVETNPAHRRRGLGSFVMNELCTRAALRGASRGVLVATLEGVALYRSLGWTIESPITAAVHRPDTARAPSP from the coding sequence TTGCCCTCCTCTTGGGCCATCAGCGAACCCGAGACCCTGATGGTGATGCCTTTGCGGAGCATGCCGCCGTCGACGATTCCCGGACCTTACGAGATGGAAATCGTCACGCACCCGCATACGACGGATGTCCGCCTTCGAGCTGCGGATCAAGTCATCGCCGCGAGCGGCCGAATGGCCATCCACGGTGCAAGTGCCATCATCGATCAAGTGGAAACGAATCCGGCGCATCGGCGACGAGGCTTGGGTAGCTTCGTCATGAACGAGCTATGCACGCGCGCCGCGCTTCGTGGAGCATCGCGAGGGGTTCTCGTGGCCACGCTCGAAGGGGTCGCGCTTTATCGATCTCTCGGCTGGACGATCGAGTCCCCCATCACAGCGGCCGTTCACCGCCCGGACACAGCGCGCGCTCCGAGTCCGTAG